One Ictalurus furcatus strain D&B chromosome 22, Billie_1.0, whole genome shotgun sequence genomic window, atatatatatatatatatatatatatatatatatatttatttgtaggcaaatatcttttgttcaaaaaatttacaaaaattctctgctctcatggatatcaaacaatcgcaAACAACACTTGGTTAAATATGTGTGcgcgcaacaattattggcaccccatgaattcatatgagaaaaatatatttgaagtatattcccattactaggaacaggaaattgtccaaccatgacttcctgtttcacaggggtataaatatgcagtaacacataggtcaaatttcccatagacattcataacaatgggtaagagcgaggaatatcgctgtgatgtgcggcaaaaggttgttgagcttcacacaatgggaagtgtctataagaaaatagcacaagcgttgaaaatgcccatttccaccatcagggcaataattaagaagttccagtcaaatggaaatgttatgaatcgacctggaattggacgtgtgtctatatcgtctcaacacactgtgaagaggaggttcgagtggacaaaaaatctccaaggatcacagctggagaattgcagaagttagttgcgtctcggggtcagaaagtctccaaaactacaatccgaagtcacctacatcaccataagttgtttggaagggtttcaagaaaaaagcctctactctcatccaaaaacaaactcgagcgtcttcagtgtgcagacactactggaacttcaaatgggatcgggttctacggtcagatgaaaccaaaatagagctttttggtaataaacaccagaggtggttttggagcacacagagaggtagccatatggaaaagtacctcatgcccacggttaaatatggaggtggatctttaatgttttggggctgtttttctgccagaggtcctggacattttgttaggatacatggcatcatggactctatcaaatatcaacagatattaaatgaaaacatgactgtctctgccagaaagcttcaaatgggccgtggttggatcaataataataataatgataataataataataataataataataataatagatttgtTATTGACAGGAGCATTACAGTTAATTAAAGACttgtaaattgtaaatgtattaaatattaaaaatgtccaTTCAAGAAATATTTccaatttttattattgttataaaagCACTAAACTTTTTGAGTGTCTGTTTATTAGATCACTCCACTGTCCATCACAGCGACAGCAGCCAATCATCTGTAAGCTCAtctatgtggaagagggcagacagcgcTTTCCGCAGAGTCTAATAGTTTCAATAGTCGTTATAGTTGACCCTTGGATCTGTGTGTATTCATAAAggattttaaatctatttttatatgaattgttttaatatatttttagggtcattcatttttttttttttttttttttttactggtatttattttatttatgtatgcatttgattttcttttgttttttatttatttgtattcatgcatttatttattattatgcttgctttctttctttctttctttctttctttctttcttttttaagatTCTCCTCGCGGAGCAGGAGGCGTGGTTTCCGAGAGCCGGGTATAAGTAGCGCGAGTGCTGCAGTCTGCGCTTCACTCAGCCTCGAAGCGAGCACACTGAGCAACCCGAACAAATCTCGCGAGAACTGGCGAGAACACAGAGAAAACCCGTCATTCACAAAGCTCCGAAGACACACGGGGAAAGACTGCAGAGATGGCGACCTACACGAGATCAGACAGCTGCCGGGTTTGTCCGTCTGCGCGCGCAAACCGCTTCGACACGGCGCGCCGCAAGCGCGCGGCCCCCAATATCTTCGAGCACGTGAGCGAGGATGCGCTCGCGCGGCTCTTCCGCAAAGCCGGCGACGCGAAGGCCGAGGAGCGCGTGCGGAGCATCTTCTCGTGCGCCAATGACCCGGACGAGACCGCGCGCGCCCTGATGGCGCTCAAGCAGCGCAAGAAGGACAAGTTCCTGCAGATCGCGCGCGCACTCCGCGGCCTGCTGAAGCTGCGCTGAGGACTCACTTCACGCGGCTCCGGTCGAGAAGAGTCGC contains:
- the tcima gene encoding transcriptional and immune response regulator a produces the protein MATYTRSDSCRVCPSARANRFDTARRKRAAPNIFEHVSEDALARLFRKAGDAKAEERVRSIFSCANDPDETARALMALKQRKKDKFLQIARALRGLLKLR